Genomic DNA from Wolbachia endosymbiont of Aedes albopictus:
TACCAGAGAGTGAAAACCTAACTGTTTATAGACAGGGCGATTTTGTAGACCTATGCCGTGGTCCGCACTCACCATCAACCAGCAGAGTTAAAGCGTTTAAACTTATGAAAGTAGCGGGTGCATACTGGCGAGGTGATGCAAAGGGCCCAATTTTGCAGCGAATATATGGCACAGCATGGAGAAATCAGGATGAATTAAACGCTTATCTTGAGTGTCTCAAGGAAGCGGAGAAACGCGATCACCGCAAAATTGCTAAGGATATGGACTTATTTCACATTCAAGAGGAAGCTGTCGGGCAGGTTTTTTGGCATGAACAAGGATATATTTTATATAATGTTCTTGAGTCTTACATCAGAAAGAAGTTGATAAATAATGGCTATTTTGAGGTAAAAACCCCTATTTTAGTAGGCAAAGAGCTATGGGAAAGATCTGGACATTGGGATAAGTTTCGTGAAAGTATGTTTACTGTTGACGAGTCTGAAAGCAAAAAGCTAGCAATAAAACCCATGAATTGCCCCTGTCATGTGCAGGTTTTTAATTCTCTCACCAGAAGCTATCGTGATTTACCGATACGTATGGCAGAGTTTGGCACATGCCATAGAAATGAAAGCTCAGGATCATTGCACGGACTGATGCGAGTGCGTGGTTTTACGCAAGACGATGCACACATTTTTTGTATGGAAGAACAAGCGAATTCTGAGACTATAAAGTTTTGTGACCTTTTAAAAGAAGTATATTCAGAGCTTGGATTTAATGAAATTTCTGTGAAATTTTCAGACCGTCCAGATATTAGAGCAGGTAATGATGAAGTGTGGGATAGAGCTGAAAAAGCGCTGCTTGAAGCCGTTAAAGAAGCGGGCTTGAGTTATAAACTTAACCCTGGTGAAGGTGCATTTTATGGTCCAAAGTTAGAGTTCTTTTTGAAAGACGCAATAGGCAGAAATTGGCAATGTGGAACATTACAAGTTGATTTCATTTTACCAGAACGTCTGGGAGCTTTTTATATAGGGGCAGATGGGCACAAGCATCACCCTGTCATGTTACATAGGGCAATTCTTGGGACTTTTGAGCGTTTTATCGGAATTTTGATAGAAAATTATGCAGGAAAATTTCCAGTTTGGCTTGCTCCAACGCAACTTGCTATTCTGACCATTACAAATGAAGCTGACGGTTATGCCACAGAAATTAGCAATATTTTAAAAGAACAAGGTGTGAGAGTCAAGACTGATTTGACCAATGAAAAAATTAGTTATAAGATACGTTTGCATAGTTCAAACAAGACTCCTATATTGTGGATTGTAGGCAAAAATGAAGTTACAAGTAAAACTGTGTCAGTAAGAAATTTAGGATCGGAAAGACAGGAGTCTTTTTCTTTGGAAAAGGCTAATGAATCGCTGTTAAAAAGTATTAATTTGAATTAAGGGAGTTAAAGTTTGCAAGTTAAAAAGAACAATAAAAACAGAATTAATGGGTTCATCACAGCTAAGGAGGTACGCTTAGTTGATCATAGTGGTGAAATGGTCGGAATCGTGCCAATAGAACGAGCTTTGGAATTTGCACAGGGTGTTGGTTTAGACTTGGTGGAAATTGCACCTGATTCAACCCCTCCAGTATGTAAAATTCTGGATTATAGCAAACAAAAGTATGATATAAAAAAGAAAGCAAGTGAAGCAAAAAAGAAACAAAAAACATTAACTATAAAAGAAATTAAACTGGGTCCTAATATTGGTGATCACGACTACGAAACAAAATTGCGTCAAGCAAGAGACTTACTTGCTCACGGACATAAAATCAAAGTTACAATGAGATTTAAGGGCAGAGAGCTTATAAACACTGAAGTCGGACTGCAAAAATTAGAACGGCTAATTAGAGACACTGAAGATATTGCAAAGGTAGAATTGGCACCTAAAAGAGAAGGGAATCAATATTTTTTAGCTCTGGTTGCTAAGTAGCAAAACGGCTTAAGAAGTATGAGTAGAGTTAAACTAGCGCTCTCTCTTTGATAACATGGCGAAAATGTCTTATTAATCCTTGAATCGGCCAAGCTGCAGCATCACCAAGCGCGCAAATTGTATGTCCTTCTATTTGAGTTGTAAGGTCAAGCAGCTTATCTACTTCATCAGGCTTAATATTTCCTGCTACCATCCTTTTCATAATCCTCCACATCCATCCAGTACCTTCACGGCACGGTGTGCATTGTCCACAGGACTCATGCATGTAAAAGTGTGATAACCTCTCTATTGCAGCTATTATATCAGTTGATTTATTCATCACTATTACAGCAGCAGTACCAAGCCCTGATTGTGCAGCTTTTAATGAATCAAAATCCATTTCAATAGTATCACATATAGATTTTGGAATTAATGGCACTGAAGACCCACCAGGTATTACAGCAAGTAAATTATCCCAACCTCCTCGCACTCCACATGCATACTTTTCAATCAATTCACGTAGTGGAATTCCGAGCTCTTCTTCAACATTACACGGGTTGTTTACGTGCCCTGAAATACAAAAGACCTTGGTACCAGTATTATTTGGTTTACCAAGAGATGCAAACCATTCTCCTCCGCGATTTAGAATATCTGGAACCATGGCTATAGTTTCAACGTTGTTTATTGTGGTTGGGCATCCAAAAAGTCCAACACCTGCAGGAAATGGAGGTTTCATGCGAGGAAAGCCCTTTTTTCCTTCAATTGATTCGAGTTGAGCTGTTTCTTCCCCACATATGTAAGCTCCTGCACCCCTATGGATAAACACATCAAGATCATAACCTGATTTGCAGGCATTTTTTCCAATTAAGTTTTCTTTATAGGCTTCCTCAAGTGCTTTTTTTAGAACTAAATATTCATTATGAAATTCACCCCTGATATAAATATACGCAACTGATGCGCTGATCGCTTTGCCGGCCAGGAGAATTCCCTCAAGTAACTTATGTGGCTCATATCGCAATATATCTCTATCTTTACATGTACCAGGTTCTGACTCATCTGCATTGACTACTAAATATGCTTTTGGAAGATTTTTAGGCATAAAGCTCCACTTAAGGCCGGTGGAAAATCCTGCACCCCCTCGACCTCTCAAGCCAGATTTCTTTACTTCATCAGTGATTTTTTCTGATCCTAAATCCAGTAACTCTTTTGTTTTTTGCCAGCTACCACGTTTTTTTGCACCCTTAAGTAGTGGAGTTTCTTTACCATTTAGGTTGGTGAATATTTTATCTTGTTCTTTTAGCATGTTTTTCAAAATTTGTGAGTGATCCCGACGCGGTTCGAACGCGTGACCCCCTGATTAAAAGTCAGGTGCTCTACCGACTGAGCTACGGGATCATTTCATTTTTCAGCTATACTAAACAGTAATATAGTTTTTATCCGTTTTAATCAAACTAAAATTTTCATGTGTGATTAAATAAATTATATAATATACTGCGTTAGTAGTTAAAAAATCTATAGATAATTTAAAAAAATTTTTAAAGGAAAACTTCTTGTTAATTTTCAGTTCACAGATTTATTTGGATGGTGTGAAGTATAACGCTAAGGAGACAAGAAAAATAGAAAACTGTATATACCCTACAGAATTTGTGCACTATTATAATGCTTAGCAATAGCCTATAGCTAACACGTTATACCGCCTCAGCATATAGCTAACCCAAGAAAGGTTTTCCTACGTCATACCGCCGCGGTGTCTCTAGATCACGCTAACAAGCAGCGGGATGATGAATTTTTGCTTTTCAAATTATCGGTAAATCTAAGTCACTTTAGCTATAGATTCCGCTAACACGTAGCGGAATGACGGTTTTTCAAATTGTCAGTAAATCTAAGTCAGTTTAGCTATAACAGATAAATATTTCTTGCATTTCAGCCTGAGTGAATTATGCTTTAAGCAAGAATTGGGGGCATAGCTTAGCTGGTAGAGCATCTGTTTTGCACGCAGAAGGTCAGCGGTTCGATCCCGCTTGCCTCCACCAGTCTATATTAGCTCTAGCACGCCACAAAACCTGTCAAAACAGCTTATTTTAATCTAGGAGTGTTTTATACTAGTTTCCTAAAAAATCCCTCTTTCTGTAACTTTTCTTTATGCAAGTAATGTTTGTTATTATAATTCTGATATATACTAACTTAACAATAAATTAATCAATAAATGTTAGAATACTAACAATTAATTTATTGGTAATGCCTATGAGTGGAAAGAAAAATGTTTTTAAGATGGTGCCTGGGAAAAAATTGCTCAACGCAACCAAATGGAAGATATTGCAAGATCAGGTGGACAACAATAAGATGCCTGAAGATCAAGTGGATAGCAAAGGGCTAACTTGGAATAAGCTTGCTAAAGTTGGGTTCATACCACTGGATGATGAAAGTGATATAGCACTAGATTTACCTATAAAATTTTGTGATCCTAAGGGGAATAGAATACCTCTTTCCTGCGTACGGGAAGGTGAAAAAGATTTAGCAGGAGAAAGTTATTATTGTGCTGATAATGAAAATCTATTCACAAATTGTAAGGTTTTTATTGGGGGAAGTTTTAGAAATATTAAACTAGAT
This window encodes:
- the thrS gene encoding threonine--tRNA ligase; protein product: MIKVTFSTEQKVKEYSGIVTSFDILQPDALKEAVALKVNGELYDLSREIESDAEIEVIQLSDEAGLDIIRHDAAHIMAQAVKELFPNTQITIGPTIQDGFYYDFATSRAFTTDDLTTIEKKMKEIVKSNHRFVREVWTRKQAIDFFSGIGEKYKVDIISSIPESENLTVYRQGDFVDLCRGPHSPSTSRVKAFKLMKVAGAYWRGDAKGPILQRIYGTAWRNQDELNAYLECLKEAEKRDHRKIAKDMDLFHIQEEAVGQVFWHEQGYILYNVLESYIRKKLINNGYFEVKTPILVGKELWERSGHWDKFRESMFTVDESESKKLAIKPMNCPCHVQVFNSLTRSYRDLPIRMAEFGTCHRNESSGSLHGLMRVRGFTQDDAHIFCMEEQANSETIKFCDLLKEVYSELGFNEISVKFSDRPDIRAGNDEVWDRAEKALLEAVKEAGLSYKLNPGEGAFYGPKLEFFLKDAIGRNWQCGTLQVDFILPERLGAFYIGADGHKHHPVMLHRAILGTFERFIGILIENYAGKFPVWLAPTQLAILTITNEADGYATEISNILKEQGVRVKTDLTNEKISYKIRLHSSNKTPILWIVGKNEVTSKTVSVRNLGSERQESFSLEKANESLLKSINLN
- the infC gene encoding translation initiation factor IF-3, yielding MQVKKNNKNRINGFITAKEVRLVDHSGEMVGIVPIERALEFAQGVGLDLVEIAPDSTPPVCKILDYSKQKYDIKKKASEAKKKQKTLTIKEIKLGPNIGDHDYETKLRQARDLLAHGHKIKVTMRFKGRELINTEVGLQKLERLIRDTEDIAKVELAPKREGNQYFLALVAK
- the nuoF gene encoding NADH-quinone oxidoreductase subunit NuoF, which produces MLKEQDKIFTNLNGKETPLLKGAKKRGSWQKTKELLDLGSEKITDEVKKSGLRGRGGAGFSTGLKWSFMPKNLPKAYLVVNADESEPGTCKDRDILRYEPHKLLEGILLAGKAISASVAYIYIRGEFHNEYLVLKKALEEAYKENLIGKNACKSGYDLDVFIHRGAGAYICGEETAQLESIEGKKGFPRMKPPFPAGVGLFGCPTTINNVETIAMVPDILNRGGEWFASLGKPNNTGTKVFCISGHVNNPCNVEEELGIPLRELIEKYACGVRGGWDNLLAVIPGGSSVPLIPKSICDTIEMDFDSLKAAQSGLGTAAVIVMNKSTDIIAAIERLSHFYMHESCGQCTPCREGTGWMWRIMKRMVAGNIKPDEVDKLLDLTTQIEGHTICALGDAAAWPIQGLIRHFRHVIKERALV